GGCTTGGGTTATGAAACGGCGAAAGCGTTGAAGGATAAAGGTTATCGTGTGTACATTGGTTCGCGTGATGAAGGTCGCGGTAAAAAAGCGGCGGAAGAACTCGGCGTGAAGAGCGTGCAGCTGGATGTGACTGAAGTGGAGACTTTGCGTAATGCGGCACATGAGATTCGTGAAGCGGAAGGTCGCTTGGATATCTTGATTAATAATGCTGGGATTTCTGGCGATGTGAAGAAAGTCGATGAAGTAACGGGTGCAGATGTCGAGCGTGTGTATGATACGAATGTCTTCGGCGTGGTGCGCACGATTCATATGTTTGTACCGTTATTGGAACAATCTGAGCAGCCTGTCATTGTGAATGTCAGCAGCGGCTTAGGCTCATTCGGCATGGTGACTGATCCGGATACTCAAGAGTCTAAAGTGAACTCGTTAGCATATTGTTCATCGAAATCAGCTGTGACGATGTTGACGGTGCAATATGCGAAAGGCTTGCCGCATATGCAAGTGAATGCTGCGGATCCGGGTCCGACGAATACAGACTTAGTGGGCGATTTCAGTAATAATTCGAAGCCCGCTTCTCAAGGCATTGTGCCTATTGTGAAGTTGGCAACAATTGATAAAGATGGCCCGACTGGAAAATTTGTCGGCGTAGATGGCGAGATGCCTTGGTAATGGTAGCGGAAATCAGCTGTGCAAAGGCGCAGCTGATTATTTTGAGAGTTACTGCCAAATAAGGAAGCAGGAATTGAAACAAGCGAGTGTTTCAATTCCTGTTTTTTAGGTTGTTGTTTGTAGCGATGCGAATGAGAGCGAACGTGTCCAATATACTGATTTTCTAGACACAACTCAAAAAGAAGTGTCCAGATTCGGGTGTTTTCTAGACACAACTCAGCAAGAAGTGTCTAGATTCGGGTGTTTTCTAGACACAACTCAAAAAGAAGTGTCCAGATTCGGGTGTTTTCTAGACACAACTCAGCAAGAAGTGTCTAGATTCGGGCGTTTTCTAGACACAACTCAGCAAAAAGTGTCCAGATTCGGGTGTTTTCTAGACACAACTCAGCAAGAAGTGTCTAGATTCCCGATGCGAACTGAGCAACCGCCACTTACCCAGCTACACCAACCTCATTTCGTCTCACGCTCCTCATCCATCTTTTCTTTATTTTTCGCAATGGCCGCTAAGACTTGATCGACGCATGCATCCATATCTTTGAAGACTTCATGCTTCTCCCAGAAACGCAGCACCGTATACCCCATTTCCTCAAGCTTGGCATTCACTTCCTCGTCACGCTCCATATTGCGCTCCAACTTCGGTATCCAGTAATCGCGATTCGTATGGATACGCTTCCGCTTCACATTCTCCCAATCGTAACCATGCCAGAACTCGCCATCCACAAAGACCAGTACATTATATTTCGTAATCGCAATATCCGGCGTACCCGGCAACTTCTTATAATTTTTGAAATAACGCACACCCTCATGCCACAAAGCCTTAGCCAACTGTGTCTCAGCCTTGCCGCCAGTGCCTCTGATTTTCGACATCATTTTAGAACGATACGCTTTAGATTCAGCCACATTCATTCACCTCTGCTTCGTCATACTCTTACTCTATCTATTCCCACGAACCCGCAGCACTATGCAGCTCAACACGATCGATACCCACGCTTCGTTCATAATTTCGCACCATGCATGCCCGCATAAGCCCTGTGTCAAGAACTCTTCCGTGACTTCAACCTCTCCAAAGCCCTCTTTTAAAAAAGAAAACTTAAAGAGTGCAGCCCCGTTAAGATACCGTTGAATATTAGAATCGCAAAGCCCCCCTTTAACATCCCGCAGATACGGGTATAGAGGAATTAATGAGTAGAAAAGGCAGGCTGATAAAATGAATAAACCATTGAAAGTGATTAGAAATATTGTACATTTGGCAACTCCGACTGTGGGTGGCATGTTGATCGGACGTTATGCGACGAGTAATGCGCGTGAAGATTATCATGAAGAAAAGAATCCGCCGTTATCGCCGCCGGGTATTACGTTTCCTATCGTGTGGACAGGTTTGTATGCGGCGATGGGCATTGCTTATACCGTAGCGCGTAATGTCAGCAAAGATAAATCGGTGCCGATTTCGCATTATACACAACTCGGCTTAAATTTCTTATGGTCGATTTTATATTTCAGATATAAGTTAAGAGGCACGGCGCTAATTGAAAGTTATGCACTCTTCGCAGCGGTCGTCGTGACTGCAGTTAACTTTTACAAAGCAGATAAAGTGAGCGGTCTCTTAATGATTCCTTATGCGGCTTGGTGTGCTTTCGCTAGTTATTTAGCAACAGGCAGTTGGATTCTGAATAAAGATAACGGTGACGTACAATAATTTTTACAAAGGAAGTGAATTTATATGACCACAAAATCAGTGATATTAGGTGCTGGCGGACAATTCGGCATGGCATTTGAAATCGGTTATTTGAAAGGTTTGGCAGATAAAGGTGTTAATTTACGCGATGCCGATGAATTCGTCGGTACTTCAGCCGGCGCTCAAGTAGGCACAGTGATAGCGTCAGATGCAGATTGGGATACAATTTGGGAAGAACAATTGAACTATCAGCGTGAAGAAGCTCATCCGCTGACTGACGCAGATTTAGCAGACTTGTTCCAAAAATTTGACTACATTGCGAGATCATCACGCACGGTTGAAGAGTGGGTTAACGGCATCAGCGAGTTGGCGATGAAGCCGAAAGTAGACCTCCCCGAAACGGAACGCTTGAACATGATCCGCAATAGTTTGGGTAATGCGGTATCAGGTTGGGTCAAAGGATTGAAAATTGTCGTTACGGAAGTGGAAACCAACCAACGTCGCGTCTTTGATCAAGATTCAGACGTCCCGCTCGTGAAAGCCATTGCGGCGAGTTGTGCGTTCCAAGGCGCCTATCCGACGATTGAAATCAATGGCAACCATTACTATGATGGCGGTTCTTACTCTTTAGAGAATCCCGATGTGAGCGAAGCGGATAAAGTAGTGGTGTTGGCAGCAAACTTGCCTGTGCTTACATCATTTTCACTCTCTGAACTGATTGAAGAAATGGAAAAACGCGGTCAAAATGTGCATCGTGTCGAACCGAATAGAGAAGTCATGCAAATTCTTGAAAAGTATGATAATAATACAATGAACGGTGCAATGCGTAAAGAAGTTGCAGAAGCGGCCAGAAAACAAGGCCAGAACGACGTA
Above is a genomic segment from Staphylococcus piscifermentans containing:
- a CDS encoding SDR family NAD(P)-dependent oxidoreductase, giving the protein MMRVVLITGGNKGLGYETAKALKDKGYRVYIGSRDEGRGKKAAEELGVKSVQLDVTEVETLRNAAHEIREAEGRLDILINNAGISGDVKKVDEVTGADVERVYDTNVFGVVRTIHMFVPLLEQSEQPVIVNVSSGLGSFGMVTDPDTQESKVNSLAYCSSKSAVTMLTVQYAKGLPHMQVNAADPGPTNTDLVGDFSNNSKPASQGIVPIVKLATIDKDGPTGKFVGVDGEMPW
- a CDS encoding very short patch repair endonuclease — encoded protein: MAESKAYRSKMMSKIRGTGGKAETQLAKALWHEGVRYFKNYKKLPGTPDIAITKYNVLVFVDGEFWHGYDWENVKRKRIHTNRDYWIPKLERNMERDEEVNAKLEEMGYTVLRFWEKHEVFKDMDACVDQVLAAIAKNKEKMDEERETK
- a CDS encoding TspO/MBR family protein gives rise to the protein MNKPLKVIRNIVHLATPTVGGMLIGRYATSNAREDYHEEKNPPLSPPGITFPIVWTGLYAAMGIAYTVARNVSKDKSVPISHYTQLGLNFLWSILYFRYKLRGTALIESYALFAAVVVTAVNFYKADKVSGLLMIPYAAWCAFASYLATGSWILNKDNGDVQ
- a CDS encoding patatin-like phospholipase family protein — translated: MTTKSVILGAGGQFGMAFEIGYLKGLADKGVNLRDADEFVGTSAGAQVGTVIASDADWDTIWEEQLNYQREEAHPLTDADLADLFQKFDYIARSSRTVEEWVNGISELAMKPKVDLPETERLNMIRNSLGNAVSGWVKGLKIVVTEVETNQRRVFDQDSDVPLVKAIAASCAFQGAYPTIEINGNHYYDGGSYSLENPDVSEADKVVVLAANLPVLTSFSLSELIEEMEKRGQNVHRVEPNREVMQILEKYDNNTMNGAMRKEVAEAARKQGQNDVDAIYAFWH